A window of Halomonas sp. GFAJ-1 contains these coding sequences:
- a CDS encoding MBL fold hydrolase, translated as MLNIIHHGGAVGVTGSCHQLILSSEHSLLVDCGLFQGEDEAQDSFQQLQIEFDISTVKALIITHVHIDHVGRLPYLLAAGFKGPIICSVPSAVLLPLVIEDALKIGFTRNAQLIERFQAQLASQIVSVPYGKWHNVVEKSGEGGITTRVKLKRAGHILGSSYVEVAHQDASGEKERVVFSGDLGAPYAPLLPAPQSPYGCEQLVLESTYGDRLHPNRRNRRAMLKKAIEQALTNGGTVMVPAFSIGRTQELLYELEGIIFEASAKSKPSRWKALEIIVDSPLAARFTQVYRQLKPYWDNEAQRRLRSGRHPLNFENLYTVESHEAHEQTVAYLAKTGRPAVVIAASGMCAGGRIMNYLKAMLGDERHQVLFVGYQGTGTPGRAIQQYGPQGGWVEIDGQRFDIKAGVTTISGYSAHADQKNLLNFVKRMRRWPHTIRLVHGEQAARIALKDELESLYKRKGKEVRVVIEA; from the coding sequence ATGCTCAACATCATCCACCACGGCGGAGCCGTTGGCGTTACCGGCAGTTGCCACCAGCTTATCCTCAGCAGTGAACACTCACTATTAGTGGATTGTGGCTTGTTTCAGGGCGAAGACGAAGCGCAAGACAGCTTCCAGCAGCTGCAAATCGAATTCGATATCAGCACTGTAAAAGCCCTCATCATTACCCATGTACATATAGACCACGTAGGGCGACTGCCTTACCTGCTGGCTGCAGGCTTTAAAGGGCCTATCATTTGCTCTGTTCCTTCCGCCGTGTTGTTGCCGCTGGTAATTGAAGATGCGCTCAAAATCGGCTTTACCCGCAACGCCCAGCTTATTGAACGCTTTCAAGCCCAGCTAGCATCCCAAATCGTTAGTGTGCCCTACGGCAAATGGCATAACGTGGTCGAAAAATCCGGCGAAGGCGGCATTACCACTAGAGTGAAGCTCAAGCGGGCAGGGCACATTCTTGGTTCTAGCTATGTAGAAGTAGCCCACCAGGATGCCAGCGGCGAAAAAGAGCGAGTTGTGTTCAGTGGAGATTTAGGCGCCCCTTATGCACCGCTGTTACCCGCACCGCAATCACCCTACGGCTGCGAACAGTTAGTGCTGGAAAGCACCTACGGCGACCGGCTACATCCAAATCGCCGTAACCGCCGTGCCATGCTTAAAAAGGCTATAGAGCAAGCGCTTACTAACGGCGGCACGGTGATGGTACCCGCCTTCAGCATTGGCCGTACTCAAGAGCTGCTCTACGAGTTGGAAGGCATCATTTTTGAAGCCAGCGCGAAATCCAAACCCAGCCGCTGGAAAGCGTTAGAAATCATCGTTGACTCACCACTTGCCGCCCGTTTTACCCAGGTTTACCGCCAGCTAAAACCCTACTGGGATAATGAAGCCCAGCGCCGCCTGCGCAGTGGCCGCCACCCGCTCAACTTTGAAAATCTCTATACAGTAGAAAGCCACGAAGCCCATGAGCAAACCGTGGCGTACCTTGCAAAAACCGGCCGCCCAGCGGTAGTCATTGCCGCCAGCGGCATGTGCGCAGGCGGGCGCATCATGAATTACCTAAAGGCTATGTTAGGCGATGAGCGTCACCAAGTTTTATTCGTAGGCTACCAAGGCACAGGCACCCCAGGGCGCGCTATTCAACAATACGGCCCCCAGGGCGGTTGGGTAGAAATAGACGGCCAACGGTTTGATATAAAAGCAGGTGTCACCACTATTAGTGGATACTCCGCCCACGCAGACCAAAAGAACCTGCTCAACTTCGTCAAACGCATGCGCCGCTGGCCCCACACGATTCGTTTGGTGCACGGTGAACAAGCTGCTCGCATAGCGCTCAAAGATGAACTCGAAAGCCTCTATAAACGGAAAGGCAAAGAAGTGAGAGTAGTGATCGAGGCGTAA
- a CDS encoding 3-deoxy-manno-octulosonate cytidylyltransferase → MRSVVLIPARFGSTRYPGKPLVKLLGKPMVLWVAEISARAVGKENVYVATEDARIVSVVEESGFQAVLTSDDALTGTDRLAQAALQVESDIYINVQGDEPLIDPLDILKIREAKLNNMDHVINGFSWVSEDEDPHSVNIPKVITTEDNRLVYMSRLALPGYKDKKCAPKSYKKQVCIYAFTKKELQLFKSFGRKSELEFSEDIEILRFLEMGKTIRLVETKPGSLAVDVPEDVYKVEAAMRQAGLK, encoded by the coding sequence ATGCGTAGTGTTGTGTTGATACCCGCACGTTTTGGTTCTACACGCTATCCAGGTAAGCCGTTAGTTAAACTTCTTGGAAAACCTATGGTGTTATGGGTTGCTGAAATTTCGGCCCGCGCTGTAGGAAAAGAAAATGTATATGTTGCTACAGAAGATGCGCGTATTGTTAGTGTTGTCGAGGAATCAGGTTTCCAAGCAGTTTTAACGTCAGATGACGCACTGACAGGCACTGACCGACTTGCACAGGCCGCTTTACAGGTGGAGTCAGATATCTATATAAATGTTCAAGGCGACGAACCTTTAATTGATCCTTTAGATATTTTAAAGATTCGTGAAGCAAAGCTAAACAATATGGATCATGTGATTAATGGCTTCAGTTGGGTGTCTGAAGATGAAGATCCTCATAGTGTTAATATTCCCAAAGTAATAACTACAGAAGATAACCGGCTTGTTTACATGTCCCGTTTAGCATTGCCTGGATATAAAGATAAGAAATGTGCACCAAAAAGCTATAAAAAACAGGTTTGCATCTATGCTTTTACAAAAAAAGAGTTGCAGTTATTTAAGTCATTTGGTCGTAAGAGTGAGCTGGAGTTTAGCGAGGATATTGAGATACTGCGTTTTCTAGAAATGGGGAAAACTATTCGATTAGTAGAAACAAAGCCTGGTAGTTTAGCTGTTGATGTGCCAGAGGATGTTTATAAAGTTGAGGCTGCAATGCGCCAGGCTGGTCTGAAATGA
- a CDS encoding polysaccharide/polyol phosphate ABC transporter ATP-binding protein yields the protein MIEIRNLYKRYHNHHGSDWVLKDINLTIPKGVSVGLIGPNGAGKSTLLRLIAGMDTPDRGEVIRHSRVSWPVGLSGGMQNNMTGRQNVKFVARAQGSDVEEVQRVIRFVQDFAEIGSSFDEPVRTYSSGMRSRLSFGLSLAFDFDVYISDEATSVGDLRFRKKATSAFKEKVGKASIIIVSHSEGILRELCDAGIWINNGDAIWYDNVDDAIKAYHDSMAEQDGDNQTQGESESANEQEVLAAKKQMEVARAEYQKLRDQYAALRDSYFD from the coding sequence ATGATCGAAATTCGTAATCTCTACAAGCGTTACCACAACCACCACGGTAGTGACTGGGTGCTGAAAGACATCAACCTCACCATACCCAAAGGGGTAAGCGTTGGCTTGATTGGCCCCAACGGCGCAGGTAAATCGACCCTGCTGCGCCTGATCGCTGGTATGGATACCCCCGATAGAGGAGAGGTCATACGCCACAGCCGTGTTTCATGGCCGGTGGGGCTATCGGGCGGCATGCAGAACAACATGACGGGGCGGCAGAATGTCAAGTTCGTGGCCAGGGCGCAAGGAAGTGATGTTGAAGAGGTTCAGCGAGTCATTCGGTTCGTACAGGACTTTGCAGAGATAGGTAGTTCGTTTGATGAACCGGTACGCACATACTCATCAGGCATGCGCTCAAGGCTTTCCTTTGGTCTATCGCTTGCCTTCGATTTCGATGTGTATATATCAGACGAAGCAACATCCGTAGGCGACTTGCGCTTCCGTAAGAAAGCCACATCAGCATTTAAAGAGAAGGTTGGCAAGGCCAGTATTATTATCGTTTCACACAGCGAAGGCATTTTGCGTGAATTATGCGATGCAGGAATATGGATAAACAATGGCGATGCTATCTGGTACGACAACGTGGACGATGCCATCAAGGCATACCATGACAGCATGGCGGAACAAGATGGCGATAATCAAACTCAAGGAGAGAGTGAAAGTGCGAACGAGCAAGAAGTGTTAGCTGCCAAAAAGCAAATGGAAGTGGCAAGAGCAGAATATCAAAAGCTGCGGGACCAGTACGCAGCCCTTCGTGATTCATATTTCGATTAA
- a CDS encoding 3-deoxy-8-phosphooctulonate synthase, which translates to MNLNGYNISIANDKAFTLLAGINVLESRDLAMTACEKYVEVCGKLGIPYVFKASFDKANRSSIHSYRGPGLEEGMRIFEDVKKAFGVPVITDVHEPWQAAPVAEVVDILQLPAFLARQTDLVMALAKTGKPINIKKPQFLSPGQMVNIVEKFKEAGNDQLMLCDRGTSFGYDNLVVDMLGFGVMKDTCGNLPIIFDVTHALQQRDPLGAASGGRRKQALELARAGMAVGIGGLFLEAHPDPDNAKCDGPSALPLHLLEPFLTQIKAIDDAVKVMPALEID; encoded by the coding sequence ATGAATTTGAACGGCTACAATATCTCTATCGCGAACGACAAAGCATTTACCCTGCTGGCGGGTATCAACGTGCTTGAGTCCCGTGACCTTGCCATGACGGCCTGTGAAAAGTATGTGGAAGTCTGTGGCAAGCTGGGTATCCCTTACGTGTTCAAGGCCAGCTTTGACAAGGCCAACCGTTCTTCCATCCACTCTTACCGTGGCCCCGGCCTGGAAGAGGGCATGCGCATTTTCGAAGACGTGAAAAAAGCGTTCGGTGTGCCCGTGATTACGGATGTACACGAGCCTTGGCAAGCCGCTCCCGTGGCGGAGGTGGTCGATATCCTCCAGTTGCCCGCCTTCCTGGCTCGCCAAACGGATCTGGTCATGGCACTGGCCAAAACGGGCAAGCCTATCAATATCAAGAAACCCCAGTTCTTGAGCCCAGGGCAAATGGTCAACATCGTCGAGAAGTTCAAGGAAGCAGGCAACGACCAGCTCATGCTCTGCGACCGGGGCACCAGCTTTGGTTACGATAACCTGGTGGTCGATATGCTGGGCTTTGGAGTGATGAAAGATACCTGTGGCAACTTGCCCATCATTTTTGATGTTACCCATGCACTGCAGCAGCGTGACCCGCTGGGTGCCGCTTCGGGTGGCCGTCGCAAGCAAGCATTAGAGCTGGCCCGTGCCGGTATGGCCGTGGGTATTGGTGGCCTGTTCCTGGAAGCACACCCCGACCCGGACAACGCCAAGTGCGATGGCCCCAGCGCCTTGCCACTGCATTTGTTGGAGCCGTTCCTTACCCAGATCAAGGCTATCGACGATGCAGTAAAAGTTATGCCTGCGCTGGAAATTGATTAA
- a CDS encoding aldolase has product MVVKELKLLDCTLRDGGYYNAWDFSEQLIHEYLDAMQSAGVDIVELGLRTLKKQGFQGPCAFTTDEFLESLTIPSGLTVGVMVNGSELVGEIPQIEALERLFPNSASNSPVELVRIACHVHEFTSSLPAVIWLKDRGYKVGFNLMQVADRTEDEVKALAREAKAYPLDALYFADSMGSMNPDQTAKIIQWMRTEWSGPMGIHTHDNLGLALSNTLRAIDEGVTWLDSTVTGMGRGPGNARTEELAIELAERRDKQVSIVPLMALLRKHFKPMQEHYGWGTNPYYYLAGKYGIHPTYIQEMLSDARYDEEDVLAVIEHLRVEGGKKFSLNALDAARHFYRGEARGNWSPINIFNGRDVLLLGSGPGVGDHRKALERYIEKAKPLVVALNTQKCIEAKFVDFRVACHPVRLLADCEAHTKLPQPLITPFSMLPVDVQKSLSEKEILDYGLKVKANTFSFDENACTVPSSLVVAYALAVLNSGKANKIMMAGFDGYGADDPRSQEMHQLFEEYLANKETVRLVSITPTRYALHTESVYAL; this is encoded by the coding sequence ATGGTTGTGAAAGAGTTAAAATTGCTAGATTGTACTTTGCGTGATGGTGGTTATTACAATGCCTGGGATTTTTCTGAGCAACTAATACATGAGTATTTAGATGCAATGCAATCTGCAGGTGTTGATATCGTTGAGCTAGGTCTTCGTACGCTCAAGAAGCAAGGGTTCCAAGGCCCTTGTGCGTTTACTACAGATGAGTTTTTGGAGAGCCTTACCATCCCTTCAGGCCTTACTGTAGGTGTAATGGTTAATGGTAGCGAACTAGTTGGTGAAATTCCGCAAATTGAGGCTTTAGAACGGCTATTTCCCAATAGTGCTTCTAACTCTCCAGTAGAATTAGTGCGAATTGCCTGTCACGTTCATGAATTTACCAGTTCTTTGCCTGCAGTAATTTGGTTAAAGGATAGAGGTTATAAAGTTGGCTTTAATTTAATGCAAGTGGCTGATCGAACTGAAGATGAAGTGAAGGCCCTTGCTCGTGAAGCTAAAGCATACCCACTTGATGCACTTTATTTTGCGGATAGTATGGGCAGTATGAATCCAGATCAAACTGCAAAAATTATACAGTGGATGCGCACTGAGTGGTCTGGTCCTATGGGAATTCATACACATGATAATTTAGGGTTGGCTTTGTCAAATACTCTGCGTGCGATTGATGAGGGTGTTACATGGCTAGATTCAACTGTTACTGGCATGGGGCGCGGTCCTGGTAATGCGCGTACTGAAGAATTAGCTATTGAGCTTGCTGAGCGGCGAGATAAGCAAGTTAGCATCGTGCCACTGATGGCCTTACTGCGTAAGCATTTCAAGCCTATGCAAGAGCATTATGGCTGGGGAACTAACCCATATTACTATTTGGCTGGGAAATATGGTATTCACCCTACATATATCCAAGAAATGTTGAGTGACGCTCGTTATGATGAAGAAGATGTGTTGGCTGTTATTGAACACCTTCGTGTAGAGGGAGGTAAAAAATTCAGTCTTAATGCTCTTGATGCTGCACGTCATTTTTATCGTGGTGAAGCGAGAGGGAATTGGTCGCCCATAAATATTTTTAACGGTAGAGATGTACTTTTGTTAGGTTCAGGTCCAGGCGTTGGAGATCATCGTAAAGCTTTGGAGCGTTATATAGAAAAAGCTAAGCCTTTAGTAGTTGCTCTTAACACGCAAAAATGTATAGAAGCAAAGTTTGTTGATTTTCGCGTTGCTTGTCACCCTGTACGATTACTAGCTGACTGCGAAGCTCATACTAAATTACCACAGCCATTAATTACCCCATTCTCGATGCTGCCCGTTGATGTGCAAAAATCTTTAAGCGAAAAAGAAATATTAGATTATGGTTTAAAGGTTAAGGCCAATACTTTTTCATTTGACGAAAATGCATGTACTGTTCCTAGCTCTTTAGTTGTGGCTTATGCACTTGCAGTCCTTAATAGTGGAAAAGCAAACAAAATTATGATGGCGGGCTTTGACGGTTATGGAGCTGATGATCCTCGCAGCCAAGAAATGCACCAGCTTTTTGAAGAGTATCTAGCTAATAAAGAAACAGTGCGGTTGGTGTCAATAACGCCGACTCGATATGCTCTTCATACAGAGTCTGTTTACGCACTTTAA
- a CDS encoding 3-deoxy-D-manno-octulosonate 8-phosphate phosphatase, with the protein MTDGGIYYDATGECLKRFHVRDGLGMRLLEECGIRVAVLSGRDSPTLRKRVADLGINLLAFGVKDKYAACLALMEQAGATPAQTACIGDDSIDLPAFAACGLSYAVADAPSYVKQHATGVLTLAGGQGAVRELADAILTAHGRADVFNSAKGFHSVSGGAAQ; encoded by the coding sequence CTGACTGATGGTGGCATCTATTACGATGCCACAGGTGAATGCTTGAAGCGTTTTCATGTGCGTGATGGCTTAGGCATGCGCTTGCTGGAAGAGTGCGGTATTAGGGTGGCGGTGCTTTCTGGCCGGGATTCCCCCACGTTACGTAAACGCGTGGCGGATCTGGGTATTAACCTGCTTGCGTTTGGTGTGAAGGACAAATATGCGGCGTGTTTAGCGCTTATGGAACAAGCAGGCGCCACACCAGCGCAAACCGCTTGTATCGGTGATGATTCTATTGATCTTCCTGCCTTTGCGGCGTGCGGGCTGTCTTATGCCGTGGCCGATGCTCCCAGCTATGTGAAGCAACATGCCACTGGCGTGCTTACCTTAGCGGGTGGCCAAGGGGCCGTGCGAGAACTGGCAGACGCCATTCTTACTGCTCATGGCCGGGCAGATGTATTTAACTCAGCGAAGGGCTTCCATTCAGTTTCTGGTGGAGCTGCCCAATAA
- a CDS encoding transposase, whose product MSYPRYTEEFKIEAVKQVVERGHRVAEVAERLGVSGHSLYIWIKRYDKPVEQRQEDDDLQAENRRLKAELKRVSEERDILKKATAYFARESD is encoded by the coding sequence ATGAGCTATCCCCGCTACACTGAAGAATTCAAAATCGAAGCCGTCAAGCAGGTGGTAGAGCGCGGCCATCGCGTGGCCGAGGTCGCTGAGCGGCTAGGCGTGTCAGGTCACAGCCTGTACATCTGGATCAAGCGCTACGATAAGCCGGTAGAACAACGGCAAGAAGATGATGATCTCCAAGCTGAAAACCGTCGTTTGAAGGCCGAGCTCAAACGCGTATCAGAAGAGCGAGACATATTAAAAAAGGCCACCGCGTACTTCGCCAGGGAGTCCGACTGA
- a CDS encoding transposase, with amino-acid sequence MARSTTSMKKKSYTRYSDAYRQEALALADRIGVAAAARELGIHSSQLYQWRSKVQQQQDTSERERSLAEENARLKRQLAEANEELAITKKAAVYFAKSLK; translated from the coding sequence ATGGCAAGATCGACGACATCAATGAAGAAAAAATCCTATACCCGTTATTCAGATGCCTATCGGCAAGAAGCGTTAGCGCTTGCTGATCGCATAGGCGTCGCTGCAGCGGCTCGTGAACTGGGCATACATTCGAGTCAGCTTTATCAGTGGCGTTCTAAGGTTCAGCAACAACAAGATACATCGGAGCGAGAGCGGTCACTGGCAGAAGAAAACGCTCGCTTGAAGCGACAGTTAGCCGAAGCCAATGAAGAGCTGGCCATCACAAAAAAGGCCGCGGTGTACTTCGCGAAGAGCCTGAAGTGA
- a CDS encoding four helix bundle protein produces MYLITAQFPDDERYGLTSQMRRAVVSVPSNISEGAARGSQKDFIRFLFIARGSLSEIETQLLIAQRLGYIQDVGTTIELINQVSGLLGGLIRHLQNR; encoded by the coding sequence ATCTATCTCATCACAGCGCAATTTCCTGATGACGAACGGTATGGCCTCACAAGTCAGATGCGTCGAGCCGTGGTGTCAGTTCCTAGTAACATTTCCGAAGGTGCAGCAAGGGGTAGTCAAAAAGACTTTATTCGTTTTTTGTTTATTGCACGTGGATCGTTGAGTGAAATTGAAACCCAACTGCTGATTGCCCAGCGTCTTGGCTACATTCAGGATGTGGGCACTACCATTGAGTTGATTAACCAAGTATCAGGTTTGCTAGGTGGGTTGATTCGCCATTTACAAAATCGATAA
- a CDS encoding transposase translates to MMAVHPSGYYAWCKKALSNRAREDERLLGLIKHSWLESGGVYGYRKVYQDLREAGEACGKHRVARLMSREGLRSQTGYRRRPGGYGGGKPAVVSPNHLDRQFEVTAPNVTWVTDITYIRTYEGWLYLAVVIDLFSRQVVGWSMKSRMTTELVLDALLSAVWRRKPQGTVMVHSDQGSQFSSGDWQSFLKANHLVGSMSRRGNCHDNAVAESFFQLLKRERIKRQIYSTREAARCDVFNYIEMFYNPKRRHGTSDNLSPVEYERRYFKSLTGV, encoded by the coding sequence ATGATGGCAGTGCACCCCAGCGGTTACTACGCATGGTGTAAAAAAGCGCTCTCTAATCGAGCGCGAGAAGATGAGCGCTTGCTGGGATTGATCAAGCACTCCTGGCTTGAAAGCGGCGGTGTATATGGCTATCGCAAGGTCTACCAGGACTTGCGTGAAGCTGGCGAAGCTTGCGGGAAGCACCGTGTGGCGCGTCTTATGAGTAGGGAAGGTTTACGTTCTCAGACAGGCTATCGACGACGCCCTGGCGGCTATGGCGGTGGAAAACCGGCTGTTGTATCCCCTAACCATTTAGACCGTCAGTTTGAAGTAACAGCGCCAAATGTTACTTGGGTGACGGACATCACGTACATCCGCACTTATGAAGGCTGGCTTTACTTAGCGGTAGTTATCGACCTGTTTTCTCGTCAAGTGGTTGGCTGGTCGATGAAGTCTCGCATGACTACGGAGTTGGTACTGGATGCTTTGTTATCAGCAGTCTGGCGACGCAAGCCACAAGGAACGGTGATGGTGCATTCGGATCAAGGAAGCCAGTTTAGCAGTGGAGACTGGCAAAGCTTTCTGAAAGCGAATCACTTGGTAGGCAGCATGAGCCGACGTGGTAACTGTCATGACAACGCCGTTGCTGAAAGCTTCTTTCAACTTCTAAAGCGAGAGCGAATCAAGCGACAGATTTATTCAACACGCGAAGCAGCTAGATGTGACGTGTTCAATTATATTGAAATGTTTTACAACCCAAAGCGCCGACACGGCACAAGTGATAACTTGTCACCGGTTGAGTATGAAAGGCGTTACTTTAAGAGCCTAACGGGTGTCTAG
- a CDS encoding HAD family hydrolase, with the protein MKQSLSKYKTLIFDCDGVILNSNNVKTNAFYKVALPYGEVAAQKLVDYHVLNGGVSRYKKFEFFIDSIVKDLQSGPSLEELLTAYAMEVRDGLLKCEVAHGLSELRALTSKARWLVVSGGDQEELRTIFLERGLLSFFDGGVFGSPCTKENIIAREIKSKNIEFDALFIGDSRYDFDASRAFGIDFCYLSAWSEWSVPEKEYSKFKFCYDSLSNFLV; encoded by the coding sequence ATGAAACAAAGTCTATCCAAATATAAAACGTTAATTTTTGATTGCGATGGAGTTATTTTAAATTCAAATAACGTAAAGACGAATGCGTTTTATAAGGTGGCTTTGCCATATGGTGAAGTTGCTGCACAAAAGTTGGTTGACTATCATGTGCTCAACGGTGGAGTGTCTAGGTATAAAAAATTTGAATTTTTTATAGATAGTATTGTTAAAGATTTGCAGAGTGGCCCTTCTTTAGAAGAATTGCTTACGGCATACGCGATGGAAGTGCGAGACGGATTATTAAAGTGTGAAGTTGCTCATGGACTTTCTGAGTTGAGAGCCCTGACATCTAAAGCTCGTTGGCTAGTAGTATCTGGAGGTGATCAAGAAGAGCTAAGAACAATTTTTCTCGAAAGAGGTCTACTTTCTTTCTTTGATGGTGGTGTATTTGGTAGTCCGTGTACCAAGGAAAATATAATTGCTCGTGAAATTAAGTCTAAAAATATAGAGTTTGATGCTCTTTTCATAGGAGATAGTAGATATGATTTTGATGCATCTAGGGCTTTTGGGATAGATTTTTGTTATCTAAGTGCTTGGAGCGAATGGAGTGTTCCTGAAAAGGAATATTCTAAGTTTAAATTTTGCTACGACTCGTTAAGTAACTTCTTAGTTTAG
- a CDS encoding arabinose-5-phosphate isomerase, producing the protein MILETPGRVIISGMGKSGIIGNKMAATLASTGTPSFSVHPAEAYHGDLGMFTADDVVVLISYSGETEEVIRLIPSLRHFGVKTIAMVGNPDSTLGRNCDLVLDVSVEREACPNNLAPTTSTTVTLAMGDALAVALIERRDFQPHDFAVFHPGGSLGKRLLTRVKDVMHTELPICAPHDNMKEVIMTITQVGLGIAVVVDRGTIKGVITDGDLRRTLFNHDSFDGLTAASVMTPSPLTINQMEMFADAENIMLKAKVTSLLVVGEEGALSGVLKLQDAGRLG; encoded by the coding sequence ATGATTCTTGAAACGCCGGGGCGCGTGATTATTTCCGGTATGGGTAAATCGGGCATCATTGGTAACAAGATGGCGGCCACACTGGCTTCTACCGGCACGCCGAGTTTTTCCGTGCACCCGGCGGAAGCCTATCATGGCGATTTAGGCATGTTCACTGCCGACGATGTGGTGGTACTGATCTCCTATAGTGGCGAGACGGAGGAAGTGATTCGCTTAATTCCATCACTACGCCATTTTGGGGTAAAAACAATTGCGATGGTGGGCAATCCGGACTCAACCTTAGGCCGCAACTGCGATCTGGTACTGGATGTATCGGTAGAGCGTGAAGCGTGCCCGAATAACTTAGCACCCACCACTTCCACGACCGTGACGCTAGCCATGGGCGATGCGCTGGCGGTGGCGCTTATTGAACGGCGTGATTTCCAACCCCATGACTTTGCGGTATTCCACCCTGGCGGTAGCCTGGGTAAACGGTTGCTGACGCGTGTGAAAGACGTGATGCACACGGAACTGCCGATTTGTGCCCCGCACGACAACATGAAAGAAGTCATCATGACCATTACTCAAGTTGGTTTGGGTATTGCCGTTGTCGTAGATAGAGGCACCATTAAAGGCGTTATTACGGATGGTGATTTGCGCCGTACACTGTTTAACCACGATAGCTTTGATGGATTAACAGCTGCTAGCGTAATGACTCCCTCTCCGCTCACCATCAATCAGATGGAAATGTTTGCAGATGCTGAAAACATTATGCTGAAGGCCAAAGTGACCTCTTTGCTGGTGGTGGGAGAAGAAGGGGCGCTAAGTGGTGTGCTAAAACTTCAGGATGCTGGGCGGCTTGGCTAA